In the Salvia splendens isolate huo1 chromosome 16, SspV2, whole genome shotgun sequence genome, ccatTCCGCCGGAACGACATAGGAatcgcaacggcacagcgttgcgggtgcccttatacCCCACCAACAAGCTTTTTCTTTCactttttgattttttcatCCAAATTCAATAAGATACAAATATGTtcttggaatcgtgcttggtcaaacggctttgactaataataagtgttacaagacatttaattgtgtgaaattaaatgcaatagctaGGGGAGCGtaattctcctattcatcccttagatcctttattcttcttaatatgggccgttagatctcattcatcaacggtccagatgatctgcattattacactataatggtgcattattagtcagtgtgcattattcaattgaaaatctgcattattagtcggtgtgcattattcaattgaaaatctgcattattacactataatggtgcattattagtcggtgtgcattattcaactgaaaatctgcattattaaatgacacgtggcaccaatctaaccgtcggatgacaaaatcgtggggctgagattaaaaagaacaaagaacaaaagatacaaaaaggaaatgaatacatccctatactACAATCCGAGTAAATggccgtagtatattcattttctcaaatccgattcccggtgagtgagaaataatattgtaacaccccgaaaaaaaaaaagaggaaaaaaaatcaaattaatctaattaaatcttttttttCGTTTTGGTCACCAATTATTCTTTAgttcaaatttttaaataaagattATGCAAAGATTTTCCTCCTCTGTGAGCTGTAAATAAAATtccaaagaaataaaattagttaatcctaattaaattttcattaattaacTAACCGTGTCCCACTCCTTTCCCACGTTCAAAAAAAATATCCCACTCCTAAATCTCTTCCAAATCTAAACCACAACAAACTCCCGATTATACTCTGCATTATAAATCTCCATACCAGATTCGAAATCTCTTATCCCAGATGTGAATTCCAATAAGAAGGGCCTTGCCTCTGATGGAAGCTCAACTTCTACAGCTCCTGTTGTTGAAGGAAAAGAGATGACGACAAGAAATCTATCTGAAGGTAATAGCTATGTTGTGGATGGATCCAGGAAAGGTATGGTGCTCGCTTTCACCCAGTTGTCACTAGCATTCGATCACATGAACTACTACGTTGATATGCCTGCTGGAATGAAGAAGACCGGGATTGAAGAAACGTGTCTGCAACTGCTGAGAGACAGCGGTGGAAGAGAACCGAATGAGAAGAAGACCGCCGGCTGGACGGCGACGACTCCTACTCCGTTCAGCAGCGGTGATCTCAGCGACTGCATCGGCGGACATCAGCTCGCGTCGGCAAATCAGTGAAGAACAGTGGCGGCGAATTGACACGGAGAGAGAGCGAACAACGACGAACAGCAACAGCTCATGCTGAGTCGCGACATTATCGGCAGTGGTGGCGTTTTTTATCAGCAGCGGCTAACCGGCCGATGACGGTGCTGAGACAGAGACAGCGGCAGCACAGTATCGACGCCAGTGACGATGAGCAATGGAGACGGCAGCGATCGAGGTCAAGAGTGAGAGTCTTTTTTTTTCGAAGAAGATGGAGATGGGAGGTGAGTGTTTCTTGGGCTGCTTGTTGGGCCAaggatttaatttaaatatttgggCCTAATgagttaattttaatatttgggCTTACTGTTTTGATAAGGAGTTGGAATTGATTTGGGTTGAgacaaattaatactccctccattccatagtagtgggggcatttcttttcggcacggagattaagaaagtagagagatgaagagagaataaagtaagagagagtaaagtaagtgagaagaaatgtgttaacttttactaaaaagggaaatgactctactactatggaatgtaccaaaatggcaaaatgactccactattatggaacggagggagtagaatggAAGATTGGGCCGGAGTACTTTAAATCAATGGGTGACTTCACGCGCACGCTTTTTGAGGACAGAATGAAACACAAGTTAaagctttaaacgaacgaggtgggctttcgaactaaagttttactgtgggctttctttttaaataagggcaatgcccaaagtatatttttatgtgaaaatgatatgaatatttgtcatgccgtgttttgttttattctatggaacctatctgatgtggctttttgccatcaatggataatcgaattcgggtctgtctagggagtgagtccctattcaggctagtgtacacctatggagatcgtgagccgtcttttgagtcggtcggtctagtgacttggaatgtggccacgttccttgtcatcaatggatcagatatggtagacatctatgggaaaatgactgcagtcacgagttttacgatggaaatgattttagtgtcttgggaaatttctaaagttaaaaccccaaggtcactcaatggtggcatgataaatactttttataaaatgatttcggcatgagtccactgagtgcatcaagtacttagccctgcttttcttttaaaaattgcaggttgagcgtgacgggtgcggtaggtgttgagcaagaccgttgaagaaattaaatgtttagaatgtgtcatgtcttcacacgtggcatattcattctctcaaatgcttccgctaagtagttgtctttcttttgagttcttgtatcgttgagataatattcattttgagttgttgattgttgaaatgatactctgattttattcgagttattcccatttgtttcaaGCTATTGTCGATTTGTGttgattttcccctttcttccccgcttctttaaccctcccctagttgcgatcaaccgtgttttctatccttagaaaatgcgggcgtgacaaatatattaaagttggtcacaataaagctagaaatgagctatgagaaaaactaagggattaattaacttagtgttaattatcccacatcggggatgataaacttctttgatgaagtatttaataagatgaattattatgtgtaataattatcgtggaacaagaagggtgacagagcccacacgcgcgcgcacacgcgcgccgccgccgctcgCCCGCGACCCGTGCACCGTGCCTCGTgcctttgggtggtctttggagTTGGTCGTTGAGCGTAGTTCAAGCCACgcttattctttttagaccaccccaaactccacgctatccccgacgggtcctggtccacgtcatgttccCGCTGGACCGCGACGCATAACGGCTGGTCGTTGAGCGGGGTTCAAGCCCCActtattctttttagaccaccccaaactccacgctatccccgacgggtcctggtccacgtcatgttcccgctggaccctaacgcataacgggagacaaaaggtccccgctggaccacgacgcacaacgggagataaaaggtccccgctggaccccgacgaataacgggagacaaaaggccCCGACGGTCCACGGTGTATCCCGCCGTGTAGCATGttcaggtgcgtcgtgtctcttcagctcccaatggctagtgcaccagtcaataacctcCGGCGGTTACAGTTAAAccatcatggcatacataatggttgttgactccatcaatacCCCTGCGGGtagacttggcctataaataggcatgcatccattgcattcacaacagaacatatacaagcattcttgcatacacgctctctccctctctgcataatcttcctgtcgaagctctgctgctagcggtgctgctacttcatagacgaagccgttttatctttggggacgacacgccaaaccgagagtactaccggggcgtatctcgtttTGCGAAAAGAGGACTCATCaactcggcttaccgctttccacagaCTTTTccatgtaatttttgttttcagttgtttccgtgtaattttcttgtttttatttCCATGTAATTTTCGCCCGACAAGTTTGTATCTCAAATTTTCCAAGATATGTCTCATCACTTGCACATCGCACACGCGTATGGAGTCATTAACAATCAATGAATTATTTCATTCTGCCACAATTGAAGTTAGAAGTCGCATTTGATCATCTActatatatactagtactacaaaATCTTAATATtcctagaaaataaataattaaaacccACTTGTGTGAAGGTGTATACCCTCAAtaataagagtgtccactatgggacgCCCACGGCTATAGCCGCGGATTGGGGCGGTAGGCGGGCGAATTATAGTGGGGGAGTTGTCCAcccccggggcggacgcggcggACGTGGGCGGATGGGCGATCGCTGGcagcggggcgaggacgcggagGGGGgacatagccgcgcctataggcgcggtgACTATAGTGTGATTATCCGCCGCGGCTATTGCGgcgtgattttaattttttttttgtttttttccctctataaataccactccccaccacctatttttcgcaattttcacaaaatccatccactcactatctacacaaccactctctaaaaaatgcaccgaggagacgacgaatcacccgactcaGCCCTCGGGCTATCCTTCGCACCCATCGGGTtttggcggatatgcttctcagccgtcgggctttggcggagttttgtagttgtattttattttaattactcgttgtataattttaccggtttgcaatacaacgaatattcggccctaattacctcgtattctagttatttacactgcgattatttaaattacacttgattgaaactaaaaaatatttaaaaatgaaaattgattataaaatttgggggctattggaggtgttcactatagtggcggaaatagaattttagggctatagacaaaaactggggcggggctattgggcgtgtccgccttatagtggacaccctaatagtactactattaagttaattattttcgCTTATTATTTAAAGGATGATCATCACCaactatattaattaatatagtaAGATGGGCCCGCAACAAAATTATTTAACAGAGCGCGTGCGGCTCACCGGCGACGTAGACGTGTAAAGCTAGCAGCCACCGATTTCACTACAATCTACGTCTGTTTAGATAAGCGCGATTCTTTTACACAATCACAACTACCATTGCCTCTAAAAATCAATCTGCCTCTTCTTCGCCCACGTGCTTTCAGGTGTTGTACCTTTGCACCCCCACTTTTTCATGCATCGCAATCCTCTTTTCTAGATGACTATTGTGAAATTTACATGATAAAACAACGTGTATAATTGTCACACTATTGTACCTTCACTAATATTTAATCAtcttaattaatactactatcaaTGCTATGCATGAACATGATTATTGTGCGCACACGTACGCAATGTGCAACGAAgcctttttataaaataatttagggACCAATATTAATGTGCAAATACTTGTAACATATTTTATGAAATGTAGAAACTTTGTTGTTAGTCATCCGTTAGATGAGAGGCAGTTCGTTTGAAATAAAAATGTGAATTCTTAATTTTATTCTGAATTTTaatcttttatattttataaataatatttgtataatTGAAATTGAATGCTTTTAAAAGTTGATCCGACAACATTTCTATTTGATGTCAATCAGTTTCTCTTCGCAACCTTTCTACGACCGCGGTCCGCGGATGACTAGCAACACCTCCATTCTATCTCCTTAACTTCTCGATCCTCTTGTGTTGAtgttttaagagcatccactatgggACCGCCGCGTCTATAGCCCTGGCGGGGGCGGTCCCGGGGCGGTTTATAGTGAAGGAGATGTCCGCCCCCGGGGCAGACGAGGAAATGGGGGGCGGTAGGCGGCGGACGACGGATAGGCGAAACgagggcgaggacgcgccgggcgtcctttcgccgcgcctataggtgCGCCGGCGGTCCTCggtcgaatttttaattttttttaattacctctataaataccactctccaccacctattttttcaccattttcacacaatccctccattcactatctacactttcactctctaaaaatgtaCGGTGAAGACGACGCATCACCCGGCTCGCAGGAATCTGGCTATGGCGgaaacattttaaaatgaaaattgattataaaatttgggggctattggaagtgtccaccatagtggtggaaacaaaattttataGCTATAGACAAAAAAACtgaggctatggacaaaaattgGGGCGGAGCTATTGGAGTGTCCGcattatagtggacaccctaagctCAAAATTGTGAATGAGGATGATGTTGCAGTCGATAGAGAGATTGTGGACGATGATGTATTCTAAATGTCGTCGTCCTTGAcgctttaattaattgttttgataCTTATTGTTTCATATAGGTGGCGAGGTGAATACTTACTCAACTATCGACTTTATTGGATTTGTTTTAATCTTATACTTTGATGACATAATTAATAGTATCAAATCATACTTACTCTTAGATCTATTTATATTTCTCCATAAAGTAGCAAATGCAATTACTCCGCAAAATTTCTTACAAGTTATTTCTAAGATTGTTCTTAGTGGAatagtataatataaaaaaaattaggattttaatatTTCACTCGTCCTTACTAATAATTTTAATAGTGAattatatgaattttaatataaattgaaGAGAGATAgagtaaaaataattaaaattttatttaagaaataaacTTATCAAATATATGGTGCAGTAGTATTAATTTCGGATCAATGACATATGATCTGAATAATAAATCGAGAGTTTATCCGATTCACTTTCCACCTCCTCGATTTTTATAAAGAGTACAACAGGGTGAAGCATGAGTGAATGAGATGCAAAGTAGAGGATCTCTACTGTACCCCGCTCTCTATCTTGTCAAACCAAACTTGAAGCAATTGAGTAGAAAAAGGCGCAACTCAACTCAACTCTCCCCACATCTCTCCTTCTCATTGGCAATAACACACGCTTTTTTCTGTTGATATATCTTCCATTCTTTCCCAAATCCATTCAACAccactttttttcttctctcatcTATTTTCAACTCCATCACCTCCAAAATGATGACAAGACAGCCGCAGAATCAGCAGGATCATTGCTCCAAGGCCTTGCACGAGCTCTCAGCCATAGTTCTGAATATCATCAGATCTCCGCCGCCTCCCCTCGACTTCTCCGATCAATCTCCGGCCGCGCACCGCCGCAGGAGGCAGTGGCCTTCGTTCCAGCAGATGACTCCGGCGGGATTCGCCTATCTGCTTTTGGGGATTTCTCTGTCTCTGATGCTCTGTGGATCGATGACCTTTTTTATTGGATTGGTGTTGATGCCTTGGGTTTTAGGTTTGGTGGTTTCCCTCTACTTTGTGGGTGTTGTTTCGAGCATTTCTATGATTGGGAGGAGTATTTTGTGCTGCAATTCTTCTTCTTCGCCCAGGAAAGATGCTGATGCTGCTCGTGAGAAGTTCTCCCTTAAAGATTGAATTTTCTTCGATTTATTTGATTGTTGGCTCTTAAAAGATTCTGTTTTTTGGGTGGTTAACTATTAGGGTTAAGATATGTGGATGAATGAATACTACTATTAATAGGATTCTTGAGTAGAAAGTGTATTGGGTGTTTGAGGtgtaatgatgatgatgattgaagaagttttagGCTcataaagattgaatttttatttggtTTTATTTGATTGTTGCCTTTCTAA is a window encoding:
- the LOC121770124 gene encoding uncharacterized protein LOC121770124, encoding MTRQPQNQQDHCSKALHELSAIVLNIIRSPPPPLDFSDQSPAAHRRRRQWPSFQQMTPAGFAYLLLGISLSLMLCGSMTFFIGLVLMPWVLGLVVSLYFVGVVSSISMIGRSILCCNSSSSPRKDADAAREKFSLKD